The Streptomyces tendae genome has a window encoding:
- the ligD gene encoding non-homologous end-joining DNA ligase produces MAQAVELEVGGRSVRLSSPDKVFFPERGYTKLDVARYYQAVAPGILRALRDRPTTLQRYPDGITGEWFYQKRAPKSMPDWIPTAHITFPSGRSADEMCPTEEAAVVWAAQYGTLVFHPWPVRRTDVDHPDELRIDLDPQPGTDYDDAARAALELRAVLGEYGLRGWPKTSGGRGLHVFVPVEPRWTFTQVRRAAIAVGREMERRMPEQVTIKWWKEERGERIFIDYNQTARDRTIASAYSVRPRPHAPVSAPLRWEEVGVARPQDFDITTMPARFAELGDVHADMDDHAFSLEPLLELARRDEQDHGLGDLPYPPEYPKMPGEPSRVQPSRARKPKPTTS; encoded by the coding sequence ATGGCGCAAGCGGTGGAACTGGAGGTCGGCGGCCGGAGCGTGCGGCTGTCCAGCCCGGACAAGGTCTTCTTCCCGGAACGGGGCTACACCAAGCTGGACGTCGCCCGCTACTACCAGGCCGTCGCCCCCGGCATCCTGCGCGCCCTGCGCGACCGGCCCACCACCCTGCAGCGCTACCCCGACGGCATCACGGGTGAGTGGTTCTACCAGAAGCGCGCGCCCAAGAGCATGCCGGACTGGATCCCCACCGCGCACATCACCTTCCCCAGCGGCCGCAGCGCCGACGAGATGTGCCCCACCGAGGAGGCCGCCGTGGTGTGGGCGGCCCAGTACGGCACGCTCGTCTTCCACCCCTGGCCGGTGCGCCGCACGGACGTCGACCACCCCGACGAACTGCGCATCGACCTCGACCCGCAGCCCGGCACCGACTACGACGACGCCGCCCGCGCGGCCCTCGAACTGCGCGCCGTCCTCGGCGAGTACGGACTGCGCGGCTGGCCCAAGACCTCCGGCGGCCGGGGCCTGCACGTCTTCGTGCCGGTCGAACCCCGGTGGACCTTCACCCAGGTCCGCCGCGCCGCCATCGCCGTGGGCCGGGAGATGGAACGCCGGATGCCCGAGCAGGTCACCATCAAGTGGTGGAAGGAGGAGCGCGGCGAGCGCATCTTCATCGACTACAACCAGACCGCCCGCGACCGCACCATCGCCTCCGCCTACTCGGTGCGGCCCCGGCCGCACGCCCCCGTCTCCGCGCCGCTGCGCTGGGAGGAGGTGGGCGTCGCCCGTCCGCAGGACTTCGACATCACGACCATGCCCGCGCGCTTCGCCGAACTCGGCGACGTGCACGCGGACATGGACGACCACGCCTTCTCCCTGGAACCTCTGCTGGAACTCGCCCGGCGCGACGAGCAGGACCACGGCCTCGGCGACCTGCCCTACCCGCCCGAGTACCCGAAGATGCCGGGGGAGCCCAGCCGGGTACAGCCGAGCCGGGCCAGGAAGCCAAAACCCACGACCTCCTGA